One genomic region from Accipiter gentilis chromosome Z, bAccGen1.1, whole genome shotgun sequence encodes:
- the LOC126036499 gene encoding uncharacterized protein LOC126036499 produces MKIYIYTKLLNLSIMNVKQCLLKSYLWNIETIDSDRGPHFISKVVKEALAPFGTKWEFHTTWHPQSSGKVERMNGEIKKQLTKLMIETKTSWVKCLPIASLNIRTQPRADTGISPFEMLYGMPYDMECPVNYPTLDEDSINPYIVQLMKRRERLRKKGMVVQRPPLDISIHSVKPGDMVLIRAWKESSLTPRWEGPFLVLLTTETAIRTAERGWTHASRIKGPLPGDQWEVAKTSEDLKLVIRKKKELHE; encoded by the coding sequence atgaaaatttatatatacacaaaactacttaacttgtcaataatgaatgtgaaacagtgtctattaaagagttacttatggaatattgaaactattgattcagatagaggcccacatttcatttccaaagtagtaaaagaagctctagccccctttggaactaaatgggagttccataccacttggcatccacaaagctccgggaaagtagaacgaatgaatggagaaataaagaaacaattaactaagttaatgatagaaaccaaaacgtcatgggtaaaatgcttgccaattgcttcattaaatattcggactcagccccgagcggatactggaatttccccatttgaaatgttatatggcatgccctatgatatggaatgcccagtcaattaccctactttagatgaagatagtattaacccttatattgttcagctgatgaaaaggagagagcgattgcggaagaagggaatggtggtacagaggccacccctagatatatccatacattcagtaaagccaggtgatatggtattaatcagagcctggaaagaatcctctctcactcctaggtgggaggggccctttcttgttttgcttaccacagaaactgctatccggactgcagaacgaggatggacgcacgcctcgcgaattaaaggacctttacccggagatcagtgggaagtagcaaagacttcagaggacttaaaactagtgataaggaagaaaaaggagctgcatgaatGA